DNA from Elaeis guineensis isolate ETL-2024a chromosome 2, EG11, whole genome shotgun sequence:
ATGCCATTCATTTGTTCCTGTCTTATATGTAACCTTTTGTGAAGTTGTGACATTTTCTGCTATGGTTATTCCACAAACATAAATAGGATTATAGGAGCATGTTGATGCAGGAAAAGGAAGAAAGGCCGATTTAATTGACGAGGTTATGCTTTGAAGATCAACATGCGAACAGAAGAAAACTAGATTGACGAATTCTTCACTTGGTGGAagaaattcttttaaaaagaatatTATGAATAGCTTAAAAGCTACTCCTTACAGTGTATAAGCACATATCTATAGGATATGATACCCTAACTCTAATTCAGGCACTAAACCCAATACAAAATCATACTTGAAATAGGACTTGTCAATAAGAAAATATGCTAGAATTATTCTATTACAAATGTAGAAACTTGGTTAAATTTTGATACTGTCCctaatgaaaaatttataaaaaaaatgtgCTGAAAACCTCTGCAGTCTTCACCCACGAATCCTTGACTCCTTCAATGCTTGGCATGGTTTAGTTGATCATGGTACTTATTGGCTGCACCCTGTGCTGCATCACATTTGACCAGATATACAGTAATCCTTTGGTCAAGGTACTCATATAATTTACTGAAGCGTTACCTCTTGGCCTCAATGGTGTAGCATGCTACAGCATATTATGTttgttttatataataaaaatttgctTCTCCGTTCTATAACCTTTTTGTCTTTTGAGTAAGGATGCCTTCGCATGGATTGATGTGCATAATTAGTTCAGAGGTATGCTTAGCATTCAAAGTTCAAATTATAACCAACTTTGTCTACCATAGTTTGCTGGAGGTTTTTGTTTAATATACAATACCCAGAACATTTGAATAGACCTGGAGACTACCATTTTGATTGCAATGGCCAGGGTCAGGCATTAGCAAATTTATGACTGGTCTTGATTTTTTTTGTCTTTGTATCAACTTGAGAATTGTCCCTTGACTGTGACTGCAATTAACGCATGCTTGATTTAGTGTATGATTTAGTGTATTATTCTTTAGACATTTTTGTTTAGAAAGGGTTTAAACACTTACTATATTTGGAATCTGTGCCTCATAATGATATTTAGCCTCATATTATAGAAGTGAGTTTCTGGTTCTTCTTATGGAATTCTTCCTTAAAATTTGTTTCATTGTAGGATGCTGGAATAGGCACAAGTATCGATTCCTTCTATGAGTATCTTCTGAAGGTAAGCTATTTCTTTTCATACATATAAGAAAGTTTGTCAGTGTATAATCGTCCTCATTTCTTAAAGTTCCATCACCGGTTGAAATTAAATGTTATCATAACTTTTCATATACAATTCGTTGGTCTTGATGCACCAACATGTATCTGACATCAAGATAGCAAAAGCATATAAATCCTATTAAGGATTTGACTTACATATGCTAGTAGTGTTTGTGAGTCCGATATTTGGAGAATCTAGTACAACTTCATATATGCATATTACTTGTTTGAATTTTGTGTCAGGTTTTGAAGTAACCTCAAGGTTCCTTGCTTCAAATAATGATGATAATGACTACAAATTTATGATTCATGAATCATAGTATAATACTGAAGATTGTAAAAATCAGTGCCACCTCATATGTCCTGCTGATTTACGTCATAAATTAGTATTGTTTCTCTATTGCCTAAATTTGTCAGTTACATTACTGTGTTATTCTGCATGTGGCCACTGCTTTGAGTCCTCACATCTTTAAGCATATTCTCAGTTTATCATGCGAACCCAACACTTGCTTCCCCACTTGGACATGTTCGTAACTTGGTTGCTATGCTATGTTCTAGTGTTCTTCCTATGCCATCAGTGCAACTAGTGTTCTTTGTGATACCATTTATTCATTTTTGTGGCAAACAATAGGTATGAGTTTGTAAATATGCATCTCTACTACAAGATGAGATTGGAATTTTTCCCAAGGATGATTCCTCAAATTTCAAGTGGCAGCAAAATAACCTCGTTTTGAATGCCATGCTGCATTTCATGTTGATAACCCAGTTGGATTTTCCATTCACTAATAGTTTTCTTGGTTGCTATGGGGGTTCACTAAATTTATACTTGAAACAGGCGTATTTGTTATTTGGTGATGAGGAGTACTTATTTATGTTCCAGGAAGCTTACAAGGCAGCCATGCACTATCTCCATCATGATCCTTGGTAAAGTTTGCCCTCAATCTTGTCGTTTAAATGGATCTGTGATCCTCATTTGTTATGATTTCCTTGTGGTTCTATAATTCTTTACAGTTTCATATATTTAGATTCCTATTATTGTTTGTAGCATCTAAGTTTTTACAGTTTCAATTTTCCTACTGATTAATGTAAGAGATATTGATGCATGCAGGTATGTGGAAGTGAACATGAACTCTGCTGCTACAGTCTGGCCATTGTTTAACAGTCTGCAGGCATTCTGGCCAGGGCTTCAGGTttaaacttttcttcttcttcttctttttttcaaagAAATCTCATGTTAAATTTCTTTGAGGATTACTTACATTATAAAATGGAAGGTTTTAGCTGGAGATATTGATCCTGCTGTTCGAACCCATGCTGCTTTCTTTAGTGTCTGGAAAAAATATGGCTTCACCCCAGAGGGGTTTAATCTTGCGACGTTGAATGCTCAGGTATCAAATGTTATCCCTCTTCTTCTGTTAAATCTTGGTTATATCGTAATTTTACCAGTTCCCCTAATAATGAACTTATTTCAGTCTGGTCAAAAAAGTTACCCGCTGCGACCAGAATTGATGGAAAGCACATATTGGCTATTCAAAGCTACTAGAGATCCTAGGTCAGCCTCTTGTTTAAGTTACTAATATCACATGTTTTCTTATTTGTTATTTGCATCAGAATAGCTATTTTATGGTAAAAGCTTCATTTAGGGATACATTTTTATTTATCCATTTGCATCTTAGTTCTACAAAAACGGAGAGTTCAGTCTTACACCTGATATTAAAGAAAGACACCTTTTCAGTGTGTTGAAGAGACAGTTTTGCTTTCCTTCAAGTTTCAAAAGGGTTATAATGTAtatcatgctttttttttttccctttctaaATTGAGCTATAAGTTCTCAAGTGGATTTTGACTTTATGTTCATCGACATATTAAAGTGCTTCAAAGTCATCAGTGTCCCAAAAACTTATATTAGATAGAATTTTTCATGACAGAATTACTCTTAGTATTTAAGTCCTGCTAACACAACTACTAAAAAAATAATGCAATATGACATTAGTATACTAGTTATTGTGCATTATAGTATGTATGTACTATGATAAACTTGGTACAAATCACAATATTCTCAACGTTTTATTATGTATGTTGAATGTTAGTAAAGATATTGTCTTGATCAAAAATCATAATCTTATGTAACATATATATGAAATTCATTTGCTTAACCATGTCGTAAATATTTTAATGTGTGCATAGTTTATTGCTGTAACTTATGTAATATAGATACTATATACCACATACAATCATTTGTCCATATCTACATAAGTTTGTGGGAGTATCATATGTTTTTAAAAAGACAATGTTTTGGGAAAAAAGGATTAGTGTTAAATATTGAACTTTTTCCAGATATTggggatttaaaataaatttgaaagtgCAGACTTGTAAATATTCCAGTGACCACTTAGGGACATGGTGGTAAGTTCTCTCTTTAATATTCGCCCCTCCATatagatccaatttaattagTTGCAATACTCGGGGGTGTGTGTAGCCAAATTTAGTTGCAGTGGATGTGCATGCTCAGAACCTATAGTGATGCAGACATGCATGTTAGATCCAAATATCTAGCAACAGTATAGGAAAttgagcatgtataaataatgaaCTCAGGCTTCCATTCAAGATAATCAAATAACAAATTGTTGAACATGTAGTCTCGTGTGCCAGGTTGAACATCTCAAACTGACCTTATGCATCAAGTTGTTGATGTGGACATGTAATTAAacttcttatacatatattttgagATATATGTCTATATTTAAATATCGACAGCTTCAATTTCTTTATTTCGAGGATTGTTCACTTTAGGTACCTTGATGCTGGGCGGGACTTTGTAACAAGCATTCAATATGGTGCACGATGCCCATGTGGATATTGCCACATAGCAGATGTAGAGTCTCACAAACAGGATGACCACATGGAGAGTTTTTTCCTTGCCGAGACGGTATGTCTTTGCAAAACATGGTCGTCCTTAAAATATCTTGATTTCTGATGTGGAATATGTTTGCAATGCGAACCAATAGTGGGTTTCTATATTTTCTAAAAGTAGGCTCTAGCTCATCAATCATCTGatattttgatcagatggatGACAGATATATATTTCACACCAACTTTTCTGTTCTAAATTACGGATGAaggttttttccccctttttgcaTGCTTCCAATATATCTTTCTGCATTAGTTGTCTAACAGCAGTCCATTCCAGGTCAAATATCTTTGGCTTCTTTTTGATTTAGCTGTGGGCCCAGATAACATTGTTGAGAATGGCCCATATAAGTGAGTATGAAAACAACCATGTCCAATACATTCATATTATTGAATAACAAAGTAATAGTGCCTTATAACAGATAACATTTTCTCTGGACTGCAGGTATATCTTTAGCACAGAAGGTCACTTGTTGCCTGCTACTCCTGAAATTTCTTTAGTAAGTGAGCACTGTTCTTATTTTGGAGCTTTTTGCAAAGGTGATGGAATGCATAAATATTGTGCAATGGACACAAGATTTGACTGTCAGGAGACAAATGATACTCAATTTCATGGTGACTGGGATCCTTCAATTGAACACCCCAAAGTACAGAATTCCTTTTCGACCTCTGGTTTCATCAAGGTACGAACACTATCATTGGAATCAGGCAGAAGTATGAAGAAAGAGTGACATGTTTACTTAAAACTGGGAAAATCATTATATAATTGCTCAACTATTGAATTCATTTTTAGTTCTTCAAGTTCAAGTAGGCACAAAGGTAGTGACATGTTTTTTCACTGCGGCAGGTGTCATGATGAAAcatcaagtaaaaaaaaaaaaattacaaactaTATTTTTTGTGCCTGCACTATATTTAAAAAGTTAGAAGAGAGGACTTTGCCTAACATTTTATTTCCCTAATTGCCATCAGTTTTttctcataaaatttaatttcagattGGCATATTGTTGACAAACGTCAGGATGACATGCCCTCTTTCCTCTTCCAAATAACTTTCTATTTTCTGTGAGTGGGTTTTCTGCTTGGACCTACCTATTCAATCTACCTCAAAATCAATCCTCAATCTTGATCTCATACAGTTAAGTCACGTATCTCCCCTGCCAAGGtcgtctcctccctctctctctcaaatCCAATTAGTCCTTTTATTACATCCAACTAGTTTTCATACTTCTTTGTGTTCTATTTCCATGTTTAGCAATTCATGATTTTATCTTTCTAAACCACACAACATTCGCCCCCCCTTCGGCGCACGAAAAAGAGGAAAACCAAattcaacaaaaaagaaaagaaaagaagagaagcagCATGATGATTGGCTAAATACCATCTGTGCAAGAGTGATCTCTCTCTTCCATGTCTCTCTCTCAATTCATATGCATTCCCTCCAGTTCTTTTTCTTTGTTCTGTTTTTTTCACAAATTTCCTTCTATACTATTGTTAGGAATTCCCAGATTTTTAAAAAACaatagtaaaataattttatagatcTTTGATATGCATCACACCTAGTATGCTATACTTCTACTCAAATAGATGAATGAAATTTTCATGCAACATTTTCCTATCACCATCAAGATCTCTTCTATACAAGCCAAGCATTGGGTGCCCAGCCTATCATGGTATTCTACATAGAAAAATGTCCAAACCAATGTCCGACAAACTGATACTAGAGGTCGTACTGGCCGTCGTTTGGTTCAATACAGTATGGGCCCATGCCTAATCATGTCAGGGCGTACTGAAATGGGGAGCTGCGGGGGGAGAGGGAGGagcagaggaagagagagggagggagtggGGAACAGAGGGATGGAGGGGGAGAAAGCGGGAGGGAGGGAGGTAGAAGAGGGCTTATTTAGGCATTGATGAGCGTCGTTTGGTGTCAAAGAGAAGCCCAACGAGTGATCGAGCGGAATGGGCAATCAAGAGTAGGACGAGTGATCGAACAAGCGGGGCGAGCTAGGTGAGCAACGGAGCTTTGAAGCTCTGATCATGGTGGAATTGGGGGGAGGGGCAGGGGGAGAGTgggtgttgtgtgtgtgtgtgagagagagagatatatagagagagagtggACCTTGGAGGGCATTGGGAAGGTTGGGGTGGGGGCCTTGGGAGGCTTTAGAAGGGCGGAACTGACCTGACTACTTGAACTGTCTTCGTTCTTGATCGGTTCGATTCGGTGCAGCCCGAACCTCCTCTTTCGGATCGGTTCGGCCTTCCTTACTAAAAGCCACTATAATATGTTGTTTGTCTTTTGAACTTTCTGGTTAACTATAACAATAGGACCTCTTTACTTCATCTTGGACCTATGATTCTTCTCTTTCTTGTTAATTCATAACGAACTATAGAATGGCCAACGGATCAAGTTACTCTCCAAGTCATACCATGGCTCAAAATACCTAGCTAAACCAATATAAGGTATTAGAGGATGCTGAAACAGAAATCATATTTCTAAGTAGACAGAGTCCTCTAGGAACCTTGACTTGTAGCCTCTACAACATCCTAGCCTTCTTTATAAACCCTTGGGAGCTAGCTTGCATTGCTCCACCCATTTGGAGCATGGGAAACAAACAGCATTTTCGTTTAAATAATATGCAATCTTAAGGTCTCATCTAGAGTCTTCACCCATCTAATGCTACCAGCCTACCACTTCCAGCACCTGATACGTAATGAATTGCTTGCTTTGGCTTGAGACTCCCCTTATTCTGAACCCTATGGATCCATGAGCTTTTTCAGTGCTTAGAAGTAATCACAATTTTAAGGCTTGAAATTGGGTACAGTTTGTTTTACTTCTCTGGATATCTGTGGAGTgagttattttatatttttaacagGGTCGCTGCCCAGGACTGACACATGGGCAGAAATTTGGGATATTATATGTTGAGAATGATGAGAATACTTATGAACCCAAGTCCATGGATCACCCTCAAAAACATTCTGTTGTTATCATCTCTAATCCAACTGCGAAACAAATAATGGATGCTGATGAGGATAATACTAGCAGcatccaggagatgaaccagaaTTCAGAAAGAGTGGCAAATCTCACATATAGCAAAGAGGCAGAAACTTTTAGTGAAGAAATGCAACAGGTTGATGATACCAGCTGAGCATTACTCTTCTCTTGTTGCCTGCTGAGTAAGATGGTTATGTTCCATGAATTTTCACTTTCAACAAATGGCGGACATGTCATTGAGATCTCTGACTTGCCTCGACAAAGCACTCGGAGATAGGTTTTCTCATAGCTGGCGCATCAGTGATATCATCACCTCCTGGCCTATTAACTTGGCCCACAAGCAATTGTGTTATTTGGCTTATCAAAACGGCCTACAATCAGAACATATGGTCACATCACTGATTGGAACGTTGCCCAAATTCAGCATGCTACAATTGTTAAATTAAATGAGAAAGATAATATGATACTCTATTTATACTGCAGGTACCAATTATAAGCCTTTCGGATGGATACAAACCCAAAGATCATGTTGTTATTTGCTTTAGATGACTGTAAAAGGAATAGTGTACATTTCATTTTCATTACATTCTTTTGGATTGCAAACATGGTTACAGAAGAATATATCAGACATCATGTTACCTTgtcaatattaatatcaatttgtACAGGagcccttttcttcttttttttttttttcctttttttcttctttttggtttGGGGTCGAAAAAAATGggttatatatttttctaattctatttttttaaaaatggatCCACATTAGAGttgacaaaatatgatccgatccgcTAATCTGATCTATATTCGATTCGTCATAAACAGGTTCGAATTTAGGCTAAACAGGTTTGAGTCATAAACGGTTCGattcatttaatctgtttaataattagatcgattcatttaatctgtttaataattagatcggattttgattttagatatttgatccgTTTAATATTCAAATCGGATGGAGTCAGATAATCTATTTTatttgtttaatctgtttaacctatttctgattcATTTAACTCGATCTGTTAAAcattgtttaatctgtttaacctatttctgatccatttaattcgatctgtttaacatgtttaatctatttaagattcgtttaatctatttaaaatttgtttaacttgtttctgatctatttaactcgatctatttaatttatttaatctaatttaatctatttaataaatagattaaatggatcaggttggattatctgtttaataaacaggtcggattcagatttaaaattttgatccatttaataaacaggtcggatttggattgatgattttatgattcgatccgtttatgatccgatGTGATTACCACCTCTAGTCCGTATAAGGCATGCACTATAAAAACTAATACCTATAAAACTAATACCTAACATCGTTAAGTGTAACTGGAGTCTAAATTGGCTTTTGAATATTTCCGGTGCTGCTTGTTTTGTTATATGGAGTGCTTTTCTCAGTAACTGGATTTATGATACAAAGTATAGTAAGAGAAAGATGTTTATATTACAACTATAGTTGGGTAGATGATGTAGAGAGGTGCTTCTGTGTTTGGCGATCAACTCATACATCTTGTGAAAGCAAAAATTATATCGGACAAAGTCATGCTTATAATGCTGTAACATGAGAGCTAAAACTAGGAATAAGGAGTAATGGAAATCATTGAAAATCAAATGGTACGTCAATGTTTAGCATGCTTAGGACAGAAGGATAAATGGATAAACGATAAATGGAATTGAAGTCATGAGGATTGGTAAAAGATTATGATGGCATTATGACAGGTCTTTAGTAGTTTGATTCCAGCAATAAATCTTGTCAATGAAAATCTTGGCAGGTTTTACAACAACtagttataaaaatttatatagaaataaattttaaaaaacatatAGATGAGGCACCAATATGCGTGCAGAGGAAACTGTTTAAGTTGGTCAAGGATATTATGTTTTTTTGTCTAGGTAAGTTTCAGTATTGCTATGACAACAATTATAAATTTGGATTTTGGAGGGCATATGTAAATACTAACTTTAATAGATTTTCCCTTAGACTCCTCAAAGTATAACAATGCTAAAATCTAAGAACGCTATCCCAACATCATATATAACAACTTTCCAATTTCCATAGCAATCCTAATAAGATTTCTCTGTTAAAAACTTGAACCATGCTAAACATCTGCAGAATGATCTTTGTGCGGTTTTAGGTGGTAATTTTTTAAGCACTAATCCTAGCAGAAATGTGGAAAGCAAATTGAGAAAAGTCAACAAACACAAAAAAGGTTGACAATGATACATCATACAAATGTGATATTTTATAGGTATATAACGTTTAGTTGCAAACCTTTTAAGATTAGAgaatatttcatatatttttttaaaataacaaGGAGTATATATTAAGAAGCTAACATAGCCCATTTTATGATGCTGATTATGTCGGTAAGAATCCTCTTTGGGAGCCTTTGGTTTGCAAtgaaaatcgaaatcggaatgagtATCCGAATAGACTGAAATTGGAATGGCCAAATCTCATCACGCGTTTGGTTTGTGATTGAAATCAGAATctaaatcagaatcgaaatgaaaatttgaattcacAGAAAAGAATATGGATTGAGTTTTAAATAGATAGGACTATTCCTATTccgaaatcaaaatcgaaatgggACTCCTAATCCAATAATTAGAATAAGAGTCATATTTTTTCACTCTGATTTCAGACATCAACTCCCCTCAATCAAAACACCCTAGCCGTCTATTGTTCTGTTCCTTATTTCAATCCaatcaaccaaaaaaaatagagagagagaaaatgtaaatGTACCTAAAAAAGGAATAAATTACTGGAACACTCCTTCAACTTTAAATCAATTTCACTTATATCTCTGTACTTTAAAAAATGTCAACtgatctttctaattattgatatGTTCTAATATGATCCAACCGTCTATTTCTgttaataaaattttcttaagttacaaaaatatatatctcCTTCCTCCTCCCTGCTCTCTAATTAATCCTTTCCTCCAT
Protein-coding regions in this window:
- the LOC105055830 gene encoding alpha-mannosidase I MNS4 is translated as AVSGSQPARSEIGEGPISQREMGAKVAIYFLIAFAAVCPLGALADGVSPSEAKQLRDEVREMFYHAFDGYMHHAFPLDELRPLSCKGEDTLGGYALTLIDSLDTLALLGDRERFSAAVEWVGKNVRFDIDKTVSVFETTIRVLGGLLSAHLMASDYATGLKIQSYDDQLLHLAVDLATRLLPAFDTPTGIPFGSVNLVRGVDENESKITSTAGGGTLTLEFGVLSHLTNNPIFEQVTKNAVRGIWARRSKINLVGAHINVFTGEWTQKDAGIGTSIDSFYEYLLKAYLLFGDEEYLFMFQEAYKAAMHYLHHDPWYVEVNMNSAATVWPLFNSLQAFWPGLQVLAGDIDPAVRTHAAFFSVWKKYGFTPEGFNLATLNAQSGQKSYPLRPELMESTYWLFKATRDPRYLDAGRDFVTSIQYGARCPCGYCHIADVESHKQDDHMESFFLAETVKYLWLLFDLAVGPDNIVENGPYKYIFSTEGHLLPATPEISLVSEHCSYFGAFCKGDGMHKYCAMDTRFDCQETNDTQFHGDWDPSIEHPKVQNSFSTSGFIKGRCPGLTHGQKFGILYVENDENTYEPKSMDHPQKHSVVIISNPTAKQIMDADEDNTSSIQEMNQNSERVANLTYSKEAETFSEEMQQVDDTS